In Candidatus Electrothrix scaldis, the genomic window ACGCAGAGGCGAGACTATGCAGGGGATAACTGTTGTCATTGAGCCGGGAACCCCTGTCCATGCTGTGTATAAGGGAAAGGTTGTTTTTGCCGATTATAAACGCGGGTACGGTAATGCAGTTATTATTGATCACGGGGGAAAATACTTCACAGTGACTGCTCGTCTTGATGAGATTTTTGTGCATGCGGGAGATACTGTGGAGCAGGATCAGGAAATTGGCAGCAGTGGGGACGTTGCGACCCTGTACGAGCCTGGTGTGTATTTTGAAATCCGGCACGGTCGCACCCCATTGGATCCCTTGGAGTGGTTACAGATCGACTAAAAAGGGGGCGTCATTTCATTTCTTCTCTCCAGACACGGGGGAGATTGCAGGCGGCTTCTCTGTTTTTTATTAGAGGATAGTGGAATTCATTGTATCTTCTCGATTGATTATGAAAAGAAAATTTTTACTGATTGTCCTGCTCCTGTTTTGCACTCTTACTGCACAGCCGGGGTATTGTGAGGCCGAGAAGGGGCAGGGAGATGTAGAGACCTATAAGAGCCTTGAAACCTTTGCCAATGTGCTTGATCTCTTGCAAAAGCATTACGTGGATAAGGTGGAGAGCAAGGAGGTTCTTATAGGGGCCATCAACGGCATGTTGGGCTCCCTTGATCCTCATTCCTCCTATATGTCCCCGGAAGATTTTAAGGAGCTTCAGGAAGACACCAGAGGAAGTTTCAGCGGCATCGGTATAGAAGTGACGGTTCGTGATGGAATTTTGACCGTGGTTTCTCCTATCGCTGGGACCCCTGCCTATAAGCAGGGGGTAAAGGCTGGTGATGAAATTGTTAAAATCAATAATATCTCTACCCAGGGCATGACTCTGCCTGATGCCGTGAAACTATTACGCGGTAACCAGGGGGAAAAGGTAGCTATTACGATCAGGCGGAGTGACTTGAATGAGCTGCTGGATCTGGTCTTTGTCCGTGATATTATCCCGCACCATTCCGTCGTTGTGGAGAAGCTCGGGGGTGGATTTCATTATATCCAAATTACAAGCTTTCAGGCGACAACAACGCGTGATTTTAAGAAAGCCCTGCGCAAGGCTGCTCAGGATGAAAAAATTCAGGGGCTTGTTCTTGATCTCAGGAATAATCCCGGAGGGTTACTTGATCAGGCTGTCCAGATTGCAGATGTTTTTCTTGAAAGCGGAGTGATTGTCACCACCAGAGGACGGGAAAAAGAGAATGATATGTTCTTTGAGGCCCATCGAGATAAAACGCAGCACCGTTTTCCAACTATTGTGCTGGTTAACGGAGGATCAGCCAGTGCCTCAGAAATCGTTGCCGGTGCTCTGCAGGATCATAAGAGAGCAATCATTCTTGGAACACGAACCTTTGGTAAGGGCTCTGTGCAGACAGTGGTCCCTTTACCGAACGGAGCAGGTGTTCGATTGACTACAGCCCGCTATTACACGCCGAGCGGCAGGTCTATCCAGGCGACAGGTATTGTACCAGACATGATTATTCCCTTTGAGGAAAAAATGGAGGGAGGGCAGCGAAACACGCCGAGTACTCGTCTGAGAGAAGAGGACCTGCCGCATCATTTTGAAAACAATGCACAAAAGAAGCCTGATGAGCTTATGGGCAAAAAGAAAAAAAATATTCGCCCAAAAAAATATGCTGGTAACACGCTGGCTGATCGACTGGCAGAGGATAATCAGTTGCAGGTCGCCTTATTTTTTTTGAAAAATATGAATGACGTGGCCTCCAGGTAGGGCGCAGGAAATGAGGAAGGAGGGCAAGTGCAGGATGGGGCAGAATTGTTTCAGGAGTATATTCTTGCTTAGTTCTTGCTTTGAGACTTGACAAAAAGCTTTTTCTTGAATATATAAGCTGACCTTAGGGTGTGCTGACGTGAGCTGGTCAGGTTATAAGAACTTGATGAGACAAAGAGTGATTCGGTCGTAATTTAAACGAATGACTTGCACGTAGTAAGGGTAACAGATGTGGGTGCGGGTGTAGCTCAGTTGGCAGAGCACAAGCTTCCCAAGCTTGGGGTCACGGGTTCGAACCCCGTTACCCGCTCCATCAGTTTCTCTAACCCCATGCTGACATTTATGTTGGTATGCTCAACAGCTTATTGGATGTTGTGAAAGTGGGCTCTGCCCGCTTTTTTTTATTGTTTTTTTAGAGAGGTTGCTTTGCTCCTTAAAGTTTCGTTGAAATTGTGAGCTTTGAGTGGGCGAAATGCAAAGAGTTGACCGGTAGAAGAAGATCGTTTCTCTGAAAGAACAAAAAATATAGAAAGTCGTAGTGAAGGTGCTGTGTGGGAACAGATCGGGTGATCAGGACAGTGGAAGACTTTGCCACTCCTCTTCTTCAGGAGATGGGATTGGAACTGGTAGAAGTGCAGTTCAGGCAGGAGTCCGGTTGGGTGCTCCGGTTGTTCATAGATCGAAATGAGGGCGTGAATGTAGACGACTGTGCCTCTGTCAGTCGGCAGGTTGCAACGTATCTGGAGGTTGAAGATGTAATACGGCATGCGTTCACCCTTGAAGTGTCCTCACCAGGAGCTGAACGCCCGCTGAAACGCCTGGAAGATTTTGTTCGTTTTTCCGGGAAAAAAGTCAGGGTAAAGCTCAATGATCCTGTTAATGAGCAGTATGTTTTTTGCGGGGTCCTGACAGGTGTGGATGAAGTACAAAAGAAGATAACCTTGGCTGTGGACAGCTCCGAGACAGAAGAGATGGAAATTGATCTGGGAGCTATTGCACGAGCACGTCTGAGCCTCTAGCGGCTTTGAATATCTGGCTTTTCTGGATGTTGCGCCAAAGGCCAAATGTGGAGAAAACGAGATGTCGGGTGGAGAGAATTTAAAGCGTATACTTGATCAGATCTGTCGAGATAAAGGCATTGATCGTGCGTTAATGGTGGATGCCATTGAGGAAGCTGTGCGGTCTGCGGTGCGGAAAAAATTCGGCGGTCGGCGTGATATTGAGGTCCAGTTCAACGAGGAACTTGGCGAGATTGAGGCCTTCCAGTATCGTACAGTGGTTGACGATGTTTGGGATGAGGATACCGAAATTCATATCGACGAAGCAAGAGCTCTTGATCCGGATGTCGAACTTGAGGACGATCTCGGAGAAAAGATGGAGAATATCGCCGAACTCGGACGTATTGCGGCCCAGTCTGCGAAACAGGTCATTATCCATCGTCTCAGAGACGCAGAGAGAGAAGTTGTTTTTGATATGTTTCGCGATAGAGAAGGCTCTATCGTTAACGGTATTGTTCAGCGTTTTGAGCGCGGCAAGATGATTATCAATCTTGGCCGCACAGATGCTGTTCTCCCCCGTGAAGGTCAAATTCCCAAGCGCTCATTCAAGCAGGGAGATAGGATTCGTGCCTATCTTCAGGAGGTTCGCCAGGATGCTCGGGACTTTCAATTAGTTTTGAGTCGAACCTGTAATGAGTTCCTCATTAAGTTATTTGAGCTGGAAGTCCCGGAGATTGCCGAGCAGATAGTGAAAATCATGGGAGCTGCCCGTGAACCCGGTTTTCGCGCAAAAATTGCTGTGACTTCAGCCGAATCTGATGTAGATCCGGTAGGCGCTTGCGTAGGTATGAAAGGAGCGAGGGTGCAGAATGTTGTGCAGGAGTTGCAAGGTGAACGAATTGATATTGTTCCCTGGAGCCCGGATCCGGCAAAATATGTCTATAATGCCTTGGCACCGGCTGAAGTGAGTATGGTTATCGTAGATGAAGAGCAACATTCC contains:
- a CDS encoding S41 family peptidase, which translates into the protein MKRKFLLIVLLLFCTLTAQPGYCEAEKGQGDVETYKSLETFANVLDLLQKHYVDKVESKEVLIGAINGMLGSLDPHSSYMSPEDFKELQEDTRGSFSGIGIEVTVRDGILTVVSPIAGTPAYKQGVKAGDEIVKINNISTQGMTLPDAVKLLRGNQGEKVAITIRRSDLNELLDLVFVRDIIPHHSVVVEKLGGGFHYIQITSFQATTTRDFKKALRKAAQDEKIQGLVLDLRNNPGGLLDQAVQIADVFLESGVIVTTRGREKENDMFFEAHRDKTQHRFPTIVLVNGGSASASEIVAGALQDHKRAIILGTRTFGKGSVQTVVPLPNGAGVRLTTARYYTPSGRSIQATGIVPDMIIPFEEKMEGGQRNTPSTRLREEDLPHHFENNAQKKPDELMGKKKKNIRPKKYAGNTLADRLAEDNQLQVALFFLKNMNDVASR
- the rimP gene encoding ribosome maturation factor RimP; translated protein: MGTDRVIRTVEDFATPLLQEMGLELVEVQFRQESGWVLRLFIDRNEGVNVDDCASVSRQVATYLEVEDVIRHAFTLEVSSPGAERPLKRLEDFVRFSGKKVRVKLNDPVNEQYVFCGVLTGVDEVQKKITLAVDSSETEEMEIDLGAIARARLSL
- the nusA gene encoding transcription termination factor NusA; protein product: MSGGENLKRILDQICRDKGIDRALMVDAIEEAVRSAVRKKFGGRRDIEVQFNEELGEIEAFQYRTVVDDVWDEDTEIHIDEARALDPDVELEDDLGEKMENIAELGRIAAQSAKQVIIHRLRDAEREVVFDMFRDREGSIVNGIVQRFERGKMIINLGRTDAVLPREGQIPKRSFKQGDRIRAYLQEVRQDARDFQLVLSRTCNEFLIKLFELEVPEIAEQIVKIMGAAREPGFRAKIAVTSAESDVDPVGACVGMKGARVQNVVQELQGERIDIVPWSPDPAKYVYNALAPAEVSMVIVDEEQHSLLVVVPDDQLSLAIGRQGQNVRLASRLLSWRIDVKSEQRYANLSKPGYRTLLALNGVDEAKADKLVAAGVTSVLEFAEADIETIIRIVGVDEDQAAVLKLQAADIPVPEIPEGEPEETAEGVQVAPAEENTDDAESGDEQLGNRVQDEETVLQQAKDDDEEVMPGNTVDPDEMGGNMMPQSDQDQSMSSSHDMIDGNKLF